In Parvivirga hydrogeniphila, one genomic interval encodes:
- a CDS encoding cytochrome c biogenesis protein ResB: MTGIMRYVGSRRFAAFLLVVWIVLLLVWIVPFQAYGLPEPQIRAIVYGEPFFRVLYALLAANMVACIAVHTGTALARVRRTPSDSERPAVLGGVPLRDAPSVGAEQVQRVFAAVGFRRPVAGDGWVWAVKNRFSPLGTVVFHAGLVVLLSGVTAGVLWPNLRFQGNLVLAEGETFGGAESAYIDRSSESSASPPTLSFQVESVRPRFYEDMLLFTSLEAEVRENGRLHAVSVSRPWFPRLDTSVSLSDFGYALEVVARGDDGSAPVRSVYKLKAFPSGQRDTIEISVGADRYRVYVQVYGDYIDRNGKPGVQSFNSDDPRLVVSVARVLTGGAGERVLADEQLVRIGEPVEVPRLTLEFPGLRHYGVFRVVRDPVAPVVAIAVVLVVVGVALRLAFPRTEALFVADGASGRVSVRSDFYGTRLDVAERIVRRLERSWR; encoded by the coding sequence ATGACAGGCATCATGCGATACGTAGGATCCCGTCGCTTCGCTGCGTTCTTGCTCGTAGTGTGGATAGTGCTCCTGCTCGTGTGGATCGTGCCGTTCCAGGCGTACGGCCTGCCTGAGCCGCAGATACGGGCCATTGTCTACGGCGAGCCGTTCTTCCGCGTACTGTACGCGCTGCTCGCTGCGAACATGGTCGCGTGCATCGCCGTTCACACGGGCACGGCGCTCGCGCGCGTCCGCAGGACGCCTTCAGACAGCGAACGTCCTGCCGTCCTAGGCGGCGTTCCGCTGCGTGATGCGCCGTCGGTGGGAGCAGAGCAGGTGCAACGCGTCTTCGCTGCTGTCGGCTTCCGGCGTCCCGTCGCGGGCGACGGCTGGGTGTGGGCGGTGAAGAACCGCTTCTCGCCGCTGGGGACAGTGGTGTTCCACGCCGGCCTTGTCGTGCTGCTCAGCGGCGTGACCGCAGGCGTGCTGTGGCCGAATCTACGTTTCCAGGGAAACCTTGTGCTGGCCGAGGGAGAGACCTTCGGGGGCGCGGAGAGCGCCTACATCGACAGGTCCAGCGAGTCCTCAGCGTCGCCTCCGACGCTATCGTTTCAGGTGGAGAGCGTCAGACCGCGGTTTTACGAAGACATGCTCTTGTTCACGTCGCTTGAGGCCGAGGTGCGCGAGAATGGTCGCTTGCACGCCGTGTCTGTGAGTCGGCCCTGGTTCCCTCGTCTTGACACGAGCGTCAGCCTCTCGGACTTCGGGTACGCGCTCGAGGTCGTTGCGCGAGGAGACGATGGAAGCGCGCCGGTGCGCAGCGTGTACAAGCTCAAAGCCTTCCCGTCCGGGCAGCGCGACACGATTGAGATTTCTGTCGGCGCGGATCGCTACCGCGTGTACGTCCAAGTTTACGGAGACTACATCGACAGGAACGGAAAGCCAGGCGTGCAGTCGTTCAACTCCGACGACCCGCGTCTCGTCGTGTCGGTGGCGCGGGTGCTCACGGGCGGGGCGGGGGAGCGTGTGCTTGCAGACGAGCAGCTCGTGAGAATCGGCGAGCCCGTGGAGGTGCCTAGGCTGACGCTCGAGTTCCCCGGGCTTCGGCACTACGGCGTCTTCCGCGTGGTGCGCGACCCGGTGGCGCCCGTTGTCGCGATTGCAGTGGTGCTGGTCGTCGTCGGCGTGGCGTTGCGCCTCGCGTTCCCGCGCACCGAGGCCCTGTTCGTGGCCGACGGGGCGTCTGGGCGCGTGTCCGTGCGCTCCGACTTCTACGGGACGCGCCTGGATGTGGCCGAGCGCATCGTGCGGCGACTGGAGCGCTCATGGCGGTGA